In Flavobacteriales bacterium, a single window of DNA contains:
- a CDS encoding DUF1440 domain-containing protein, with amino-acid sequence MNSNVSKSVISGVAGTAVMTAIMFIAPMMGMPKMNPAEMLSSMSGMPVAAGWAMHFMIGIVFAAAYVYLFAAKVKIGNRLLKGAAFGMAVFIFAQVMMGIMGAIMGGMPQPEGSMVLMMIGSVMGHVIHGVVVVAIVKE; translated from the coding sequence ATGAATTCTAACGTATCAAAATCAGTTATTTCCGGTGTTGCCGGAACAGCGGTAATGACCGCCATCATGTTCATCGCTCCGATGATGGGCATGCCGAAAATGAACCCTGCCGAGATGCTTTCATCCATGTCAGGAATGCCTGTTGCTGCTGGCTGGGCCATGCACTTCATGATCGGTATTGTGTTCGCTGCTGCTTACGTTTACCTGTTTGCAGCAAAAGTGAAGATCGGCAACAGACTGCTGAAAGGTGCGGCTTTCGGTATGGCCGTTTTCATCTTTGCACAGGTGATGATGGGCATCATGGGGGCCATCATGGGCGGAATGCCGCAGCCCGAAGGTTCCATGGTTCTAATGATGATAGGAAGCGTCATGGGGCATGTGATCCACGGGGTTGTGGTGGTGGCTATTGTAAAGGAATAA
- a CDS encoding thioredoxin family protein — protein sequence MKTAFLSILSLIAVFSTAEASSWAVKRENPPAINYFEGSFEEALKLSAETGKPILLEAHASWCGVCKKMASTTMTDGLVVETVNANYISLNMDMEKGEGPALKERYAISGYPTMLVINPDGTVKKTIKGYVGAADLVKELSLEQKSSSSGGCPLGGH from the coding sequence ATGAAAACAGCATTTCTTTCCATCTTATCGCTGATAGCAGTGTTCTCCACAGCAGAAGCAAGCAGTTGGGCGGTTAAGCGCGAAAACCCGCCTGCCATAAACTATTTTGAAGGCTCTTTTGAAGAAGCCTTGAAACTTTCGGCAGAAACAGGTAAGCCCATTCTGTTGGAAGCCCATGCCTCGTGGTGTGGTGTATGTAAGAAAATGGCAAGCACCACTATGACCGATGGTCTTGTGGTAGAGACCGTGAATGCCAATTACATTTCTTTGAATATGGACATGGAGAAGGGCGAAGGACCTGCCTTGAAAGAGCGCTACGCCATATCCGGTTATCCGACCATGTTGGTGATTAACCCTGATGGAACCGTCAAAAAGACCATCAAAGGGTATGTTGGCGCTGCTGATCTGGTCAAAGAACTCAGTTTGGAACAAAAGTCCAGTTCTTCCGGTGGCTGTCCGCTCGGTGGGCACTGA
- a CDS encoding cytochrome P460 family protein: MKKNVAYLLMLGLCGSFVLNSCTKEEDPEEFIADNSTFDDFLNWSLDATAQGADPALAAMAHGGNDSTVVRNVYFKDGQDPVNGEYPVGTVIVKHSSNPSATVNEYTAMVKRGNGFNPGNGDWEWFMLMGEGQIAMDNGMEMRGANLMNGMCGGCHAGAANQDYVFSK, encoded by the coding sequence ATGAAGAAGAATGTTGCTTACCTACTGATGCTTGGCCTTTGCGGGTCGTTTGTGCTTAATTCTTGTACGAAAGAAGAGGACCCGGAGGAGTTCATTGCTGACAACAGCACCTTTGACGACTTTCTGAACTGGTCACTCGATGCCACTGCACAGGGTGCCGACCCCGCTTTGGCTGCTATGGCCCACGGTGGAAATGACAGCACGGTGGTGCGGAATGTATATTTCAAGGACGGTCAAGACCCTGTGAACGGTGAATATCCTGTCGGGACCGTGATCGTTAAGCATTCTTCAAATCCATCCGCTACGGTCAATGAGTATACCGCCATGGTCAAGAGAGGCAACGGTTTCAACCCAGGGAATGGCGACTGGGAGTGGTTCATGCTGATGGGCGAAGGGCAGATAGCCATGGACAACGGCATGGAAATGCGCGGAGCCAACCTGATGAACGGCATGTGTGGCGGTTGCCATGCGGGCGCGGCCAATCAGGATTACGTTTTTTCCAAATAA
- a CDS encoding AhpC/TSA family protein: protein MKMIHLRTLPVACVAAAFQILTAQTVMAQEYRTAEEVKGIEVGERVAGLQGVLADGSEYDLDKELKKGKTVVIFYRGQWCPVCSRHLSNVQDSLQVLKDAGINVVAVSPEKPEKLTRTQEKTKAAFTLVHDRNYAFAKAFDVLFRPDQKTLGVYNTMLGADLKNAHSDDSQQLPVPATFLIDTDGKVLSKHVDPNYKNRASVAAIIAASKN from the coding sequence ATGAAGATGATACACTTGAGAACACTGCCTGTTGCCTGTGTGGCCGCTGCGTTTCAGATCCTGACTGCCCAGACCGTTATGGCGCAAGAGTACCGCACTGCGGAAGAGGTGAAAGGAATTGAAGTGGGAGAGAGGGTAGCAGGTCTGCAAGGCGTACTGGCCGATGGCTCGGAATATGACCTTGACAAAGAGCTGAAGAAAGGGAAAACAGTGGTTATCTTTTACCGTGGACAGTGGTGCCCCGTGTGCAGCCGACATCTAAGCAATGTGCAGGACAGCCTGCAAGTGTTGAAAGATGCGGGCATCAACGTGGTGGCCGTATCTCCCGAAAAGCCGGAAAAGCTGACACGCACGCAGGAAAAGACCAAGGCCGCATTCACCTTGGTGCATGATCGCAATTATGCCTTTGCCAAAGCATTCGATGTGCTGTTCAGACCCGACCAGAAGACCTTGGGAGTTTACAATACCATGTTGGGTGCCGACCTCAAGAATGCCCATTCGGACGATAGCCAGCAATTGCCTGTGCCCGCCACATTTCTAATAGACACGGATGGAAAAGTGCTTTCGAAGCACGTGGACCCCAACTACAAGAACCGCGCATCGGTGGCTGCCATCATCGCGGCAAGTAAAAACTGA
- a CDS encoding AhpC/TSA family protein codes for MSRLERHQKAIDFKTSDYLGNTVQLSSYEGKKVLLSFFRGAACPFCNLRLHELINAYPELKAHGLNVMVVFNSTAAQIAEYAGKQQAPFPIIPDPSGELYRKYGVESSASGMVKAMLSPKRMWQVMTSGFFNTKAAKDRPIIPADFLIGRDQRISESHYGKHFGDHLELERITHWSKS; via the coding sequence ATGAGCAGATTGGAACGCCATCAGAAGGCCATTGATTTCAAAACATCCGATTATCTCGGCAATACGGTGCAGCTTTCTTCCTACGAAGGAAAAAAGGTGCTGCTGAGTTTCTTCCGTGGTGCGGCCTGTCCGTTCTGCAACCTCCGATTGCATGAACTGATAAACGCCTATCCCGAATTGAAGGCACACGGACTGAACGTCATGGTGGTGTTCAATTCTACCGCAGCACAGATAGCAGAGTATGCCGGCAAGCAGCAGGCCCCGTTTCCGATCATCCCTGACCCTTCGGGCGAACTGTACAGGAAGTACGGAGTGGAAAGTTCGGCTTCGGGTATGGTGAAGGCCATGCTCAGCCCCAAACGTATGTGGCAGGTAATGACCAGTGGGTTCTTCAATACCAAGGCGGCCAAGGACAGACCCATTATTCCGGCCGATTTCCTCATTGGAAGAGATCAGCGCATTTCCGAAAGCCATTACGGAAAGCATTTCGGTGATCACCTCGAACTTGAACGCATCACACACTGGTCAAAAAGTTGA
- a CDS encoding SpoIIE family protein phosphatase, whose amino-acid sequence MRKFRARILTTVLMGMLLLAAFLIYGQYKRSLDLSERLVLERLRSVATTLEPRLDVELLQALFEQYPLGSFDTIQLKTDSVYGQFSRILRNAFDANELKTPIYTLTCDKDTNQLRLGISSHGVSTYGLLYTSHVQEHLDVYEQGGVIPVYTDAYGTWLSALIPLRTADGKQIAALAVDYPFDDFVMYAEDDAVANIRAALGIFSAIAIILFAALSVMMRSDEKRQLELKQTHEQLREKTEDLEAGIRYAARMQTSLQPSRDELSDFFADQLFIDLPKDTVSGDFLWFHRLDENRALVAVADCTGHGVPGALMTIMGYDLLNDAVNMEGATSPAGILKYVDMRICKAFGCQQSGQSSDGMDMGICLIDRSLATITYAGARRPLLVVRDGDTQLVDATRKSIGEQQLNGSSFMDVALPMTPSDRYFLYSDGLQDQFGGEQGKKLGHRSLRSWLASLNGPMADIGKAQLISKLHEWKRAEEQVDDICLFGFSV is encoded by the coding sequence ATGCGGAAATTCCGAGCACGGATATTGACCACCGTATTGATGGGAATGCTGCTTTTGGCAGCGTTTCTCATCTATGGGCAATACAAACGAAGTCTCGACCTGTCTGAGCGATTGGTGTTGGAGCGCTTGCGTTCGGTGGCAACTACCTTGGAGCCACGGTTGGACGTTGAGCTTTTACAGGCGCTTTTCGAACAATATCCCTTAGGTTCTTTCGACACGATACAACTTAAAACAGACTCGGTTTACGGCCAGTTCAGTCGCATTCTTCGGAATGCGTTCGATGCAAACGAATTGAAAACCCCAATCTACACGCTTACCTGCGATAAGGACACCAACCAATTGCGGTTGGGCATTTCCAGCCATGGCGTATCCACCTACGGGCTACTTTACACCTCGCATGTACAGGAACATTTGGATGTTTATGAGCAGGGTGGTGTAATACCTGTGTACACGGATGCTTACGGAACGTGGCTTTCTGCGCTTATACCATTGCGTACTGCCGATGGAAAGCAGATTGCAGCACTGGCCGTTGACTATCCGTTTGATGATTTTGTGATGTATGCCGAAGACGATGCCGTGGCCAATATCAGGGCGGCATTGGGCATATTCAGCGCTATTGCCATCATCCTTTTTGCAGCGCTAAGCGTGATGATGCGATCGGATGAGAAGCGTCAACTGGAGTTGAAACAGACCCACGAACAGTTACGCGAAAAGACCGAGGATCTGGAGGCCGGCATCCGTTATGCAGCACGTATGCAGACCTCACTTCAGCCCAGTAGGGACGAACTTTCTGACTTCTTTGCCGATCAACTGTTCATTGATCTGCCAAAGGACACCGTAAGTGGCGATTTCCTTTGGTTTCACCGCTTGGATGAAAACCGTGCATTGGTTGCCGTGGCTGATTGCACAGGGCATGGCGTTCCGGGTGCGCTCATGACGATCATGGGATATGATCTGCTCAACGATGCCGTGAACATGGAAGGCGCTACATCTCCTGCGGGCATTCTCAAGTATGTTGATATGCGCATCTGTAAAGCTTTCGGTTGCCAGCAGAGCGGACAATCTTCAGATGGAATGGACATGGGCATTTGCCTGATCGATCGCTCATTGGCCACAATCACTTACGCTGGAGCACGGAGGCCGCTTTTGGTAGTGCGTGATGGCGATACACAATTGGTGGATGCCACACGCAAAAGCATAGGTGAACAGCAGTTGAACGGAAGTTCATTCATGGATGTAGCATTGCCCATGACCCCATCAGACCGATATTTTCTCTATTCAGACGGGTTGCAGGATCAGTTCGGTGGCGAACAAGGAAAGAAACTGGGACATCGTTCCTTGCGCAGTTGGTTGGCCTCGCTCAACGGGCCAATGGCCGATATAGGAAAGGCCCAACTTATCTCAAAACTTCATGAATGGAAAAGGGCAGAGGAGCAGGTGGATGACATCTGTCTGTTCGGGTTTTCAGTCTGA
- a CDS encoding zf-HC2 domain-containing protein, with amino-acid sequence MGKIMNVMMLSCRKATELMEKKLDKKLSTTETFQLKLHISMCKACSDYQSHTTMIDAAMKDECDQLPQVHEECEELKMRILKDLENEENKEK; translated from the coding sequence ATGGGTAAGATTATGAACGTAATGATGCTCTCGTGCCGTAAGGCCACTGAGCTGATGGAGAAAAAGCTCGATAAGAAATTGAGCACTACTGAAACATTTCAGTTGAAGCTGCACATCAGCATGTGCAAGGCCTGTTCAGATTATCAGTCGCATACTACAATGATAGACGCGGCCATGAAAGACGAATGCGACCAATTGCCTCAAGTGCATGAAGAGTGCGAAGAGCTGAAAATGCGCATTCTGAAAGACCTCGAAAACGAAGAGAATAAGGAAAAGTGA
- a CDS encoding sigma-70 family RNA polymerase sigma factor, producing the protein MTTQTATSTITKLVNDHTAELLAYAKARVKDATSADDLVQETFLAAYKGWDNFNKEASARTWLFSILKNKLMDHYRKHYREAEKMVSTDDFFDADGNWKPEAQPRAGEEVHLLDNAEFNRVLLHCRKLLPENLFAVIQMKYYSELDADHICKELNISPTNYWQLMHRAKLKLRDCLQKNWTNG; encoded by the coding sequence ATGACCACGCAAACGGCCACTTCAACCATCACCAAACTGGTGAACGACCACACGGCCGAGCTGTTAGCCTATGCAAAAGCACGGGTGAAGGATGCGACAAGTGCCGATGATCTTGTACAGGAAACCTTTCTGGCCGCTTACAAAGGCTGGGACAACTTCAATAAGGAGGCATCTGCAAGAACTTGGTTGTTCTCGATACTGAAAAACAAGTTGATGGACCATTACCGCAAGCACTATCGTGAAGCGGAAAAAATGGTTTCGACTGACGATTTTTTTGATGCCGATGGCAATTGGAAACCTGAGGCACAGCCACGGGCAGGTGAGGAAGTACATCTTTTAGATAATGCCGAATTCAATCGCGTACTGTTGCACTGCCGAAAACTGCTACCCGAAAACCTTTTTGCCGTCATTCAGATGAAATACTATTCAGAGTTGGATGCCGACCACATCTGTAAGGAACTGAACATATCACCGACCAACTATTGGCAGCTCATGCACCGCGCCAAACTGAAATTAAGAGACTGCCTGCAGAAAAACTGGACGAATGGGTAA
- a CDS encoding helix-turn-helix domain-containing protein, whose amino-acid sequence MRNLVGDRIRELRKRKSLTQQELADRLEVDRQYIWKIENAKVNITMDYLEKVIRSLDYSYHEFFRFPEDQTERVNP is encoded by the coding sequence TTGAGGAACTTGGTTGGAGATAGGATAAGGGAACTCCGAAAACGGAAGAGTTTGACCCAACAGGAACTCGCAGACAGGTTGGAAGTGGATAGGCAGTATATCTGGAAAATTGAGAATGCAAAGGTCAATATCACTATGGATTATCTGGAAAAAGTCATTCGAAGCTTGGACTATAGCTACCATGAGTTCTTCCGTTTTCCAGAAGACCAAACAGAACGTGTAAACCCTTAA
- a CDS encoding TrkA family potassium uptake protein → MHIIIVGAGRTGKHVIESAIADHHEVFVIEASKERAEWVSSHYDCIVINALANNPEVLMEAKAEQADAIIITTSDDAVNMMVVLLARELGTKRLVSSVNREGYIPVFEQLGIDVVESPYRLNGRYLYRAVQEPNVKEFLDLGDGIEIIELEVSAGSVVEGKLIKELNKQRMLPANSRVVVIKRSSQLIVPEGDTRINVGDIVAVLTSKENVSKVDALFGVKTAVVE, encoded by the coding sequence ATGCACATAATCATAGTAGGCGCAGGAAGAACAGGCAAACACGTCATAGAGTCGGCCATTGCCGACCATCACGAAGTTTTTGTCATTGAAGCAAGTAAGGAACGGGCCGAGTGGGTGTCCTCCCATTACGATTGCATTGTGATAAATGCCTTGGCAAACAACCCAGAGGTGCTTATGGAGGCAAAGGCCGAGCAGGCCGATGCCATTATTATCACCACAAGTGATGATGCTGTTAACATGATGGTGGTGCTGTTGGCAAGGGAATTGGGCACCAAAAGGTTGGTCAGTTCGGTCAACCGGGAAGGGTACATCCCTGTTTTTGAACAATTGGGCATAGATGTGGTGGAAAGCCCTTATCGCCTCAACGGAAGATACCTCTACCGTGCTGTTCAGGAACCGAATGTGAAGGAATTCCTTGATCTGGGCGATGGCATTGAGATCATTGAACTGGAAGTATCTGCGGGATCGGTGGTTGAAGGGAAACTGATAAAGGAACTGAACAAGCAACGGATGCTGCCCGCAAATTCAAGGGTTGTGGTCATCAAACGCAGCAGTCAGCTCATTGTGCCTGAAGGCGATACGCGCATAAACGTAGGTGATATAGTGGCCGTGTTGACCTCAAAAGAAAACGTGTCAAAGGTGGATGCGCTTTTCGGGGTGAAAACGGCCGTTGTCGAGTGA
- a CDS encoding porin, with amino-acid sequence MRPTLILLFVLTKLLTLETVAQNDTAWSGKPQLDLTVFLETFYSYSINRPETETRQPFLYNYNRHSQFNLNLGLLKFSLTHAKYRAGLALQVGTYVADNYAAEPPVLKNIHEASIGLAIDRKNKLWLDAGIFGSHIGFESAIGTDNWTLTRSLIAENSPYFLAGAKLSYSPTSKIDITALVLNGWQRIRTVGGNSIPSFGTQLSARPSSKFSFNWSTFIGTDDPDTTRRMRYFSNLYSIIAVSKRVGITLGFDAGIQQRSRASNAYEAWFGAVIIGRVKVSNRWYLATRAEYYHDRSGVIVAPLNGYAFTTFGLSVNADFVPIPNLFCRVEARWLNAPARMFETNNGHSMNDVSFTASIAYRLKTGLIKSTP; translated from the coding sequence ATGCGGCCCACACTCATCCTTCTGTTCGTCCTCACCAAGCTACTGACGCTGGAAACAGTGGCCCAGAACGATACAGCTTGGTCAGGAAAACCGCAACTCGACCTTACGGTTTTCCTAGAAACCTTCTATTCGTACAGTATCAATCGGCCTGAAACCGAAACCCGACAACCATTCCTTTACAATTACAACAGGCACAGCCAGTTCAACCTGAACCTGGGGCTGTTGAAATTCAGCCTAACCCACGCCAAGTATCGCGCTGGACTGGCCTTGCAGGTGGGTACTTATGTTGCCGACAACTATGCGGCTGAACCGCCCGTTCTCAAGAACATCCATGAAGCAAGCATCGGCCTTGCCATCGACCGAAAGAACAAGCTGTGGCTGGATGCGGGCATTTTCGGTTCGCACATCGGTTTCGAAAGTGCCATCGGAACTGATAACTGGACGCTGACACGCTCGTTGATTGCAGAGAATTCACCCTATTTCCTTGCAGGGGCCAAACTCAGCTACAGCCCCACTTCCAAGATCGACATCACGGCTCTTGTGCTGAACGGTTGGCAGCGCATTCGCACCGTTGGAGGAAACTCCATCCCTTCTTTCGGTACACAGCTCAGTGCGCGGCCATCCTCCAAGTTCAGCTTCAATTGGAGCACCTTCATTGGAACGGACGACCCCGACACCACCAGACGCATGCGCTATTTCAGCAACCTCTATTCCATTATCGCGGTCTCGAAGCGTGTTGGCATCACCCTCGGTTTTGATGCGGGCATACAGCAACGGAGCAGGGCAAGCAATGCCTATGAAGCGTGGTTCGGTGCCGTCATTATCGGAAGGGTGAAGGTGAGCAACAGGTGGTATTTGGCAACAAGGGCTGAATATTACCACGACCGGTCAGGTGTCATTGTCGCCCCACTCAATGGCTATGCTTTCACAACCTTCGGCCTTTCTGTGAATGCTGATTTCGTGCCCATTCCCAACCTTTTCTGCCGCGTTGAGGCCCGGTGGTTGAACGCACCCGCGCGAATGTTTGAGACAAACAATGGCCATTCAATGAATGATGTCTCATTCACAGCATCCATTGCTTACCGTCTGAAAACAGGATTGATCAAATCCACCCCTTAA
- a CDS encoding YceI family protein: MKTISSLFLALILVPVLSAFKPIDAPAWDIDNSHSSVTFAVNHFLIPVDGRFNNFEGSVKLDKDNLLNSKADFSIDVASIDTRDAKRDGHLQSGDFFNAKKFPKMTFASTKFEDKGNGNYVVHGKLTIRDVTKEVALPFKILGETEHPMKKGTLVSGVQLKTTINRNEYGIGSGSWAASAVVGDEVEIKVTLELTRKA; encoded by the coding sequence ATGAAAACAATTTCAAGTTTATTTCTGGCTCTCATTCTCGTTCCTGTTCTGAGCGCATTCAAACCAATCGATGCACCAGCTTGGGACATTGACAATTCGCACAGCTCGGTAACATTTGCTGTCAATCACTTCCTTATTCCAGTTGATGGCCGCTTCAATAATTTTGAAGGAAGCGTGAAACTCGACAAGGACAATCTGCTGAACAGCAAGGCCGATTTCAGTATCGATGTGGCAAGCATTGATACCCGCGATGCCAAACGTGACGGCCACCTTCAAAGCGGAGATTTCTTCAACGCCAAGAAATTTCCGAAGATGACATTCGCCTCCACCAAGTTTGAAGACAAGGGCAATGGCAATTACGTAGTGCATGGCAAGCTCACCATCCGCGATGTGACCAAGGAAGTAGCGCTTCCGTTCAAGATCCTCGGTGAAACCGAGCATCCGATGAAGAAAGGAACGCTTGTGTCAGGAGTTCAACTCAAGACCACCATCAATCGTAACGAATACGGTATCGGGTCCGGAAGTTGGGCTGCATCAGCGGTCGTTGGCGATGAGGTGGAGATCAAAGTCACCCTCGAACTTACCCGTAAAGCATAG